One window of the Mycobacterium haemophilum DSM 44634 genome contains the following:
- a CDS encoding LppM family (lipo)protein, translating to MFTRQFTARRRRALAIALLLLVVVPLATGCLRVRASITISPDDLVSGEIIAAAKPKNNKDTGPQLDGNLPFSQKVAVSNYDSDGYVGSQAVFSDLTFAELPQLANMNPDAAGVNLSLRRNGNLVILEGRADLTSVTDPDADVELTIAFPGVVTSTNGDRIEAEVVEWKLKPGVVSTMSAQARYTDPNTRSFTGAGIWLGIASFAAAGVVALLAWLSRNRAARLRTPRDGSSG from the coding sequence CTGTTCACCCGACAATTCACCGCTCGGCGGCGCCGCGCGCTGGCCATCGCGCTGCTGCTGCTGGTGGTGGTGCCGCTGGCTACCGGATGCCTGCGGGTCAGGGCCTCGATCACCATCTCACCCGATGACCTGGTGTCCGGGGAGATCATCGCCGCGGCAAAACCGAAAAATAACAAGGACACCGGCCCACAGCTCGACGGCAATTTGCCGTTCAGTCAGAAGGTGGCGGTGTCGAACTACGACAGCGACGGCTATGTCGGGTCCCAAGCGGTGTTCTCCGACCTGACGTTCGCCGAGTTGCCGCAGCTGGCCAACATGAACCCCGACGCCGCCGGTGTGAACCTGTCGCTGCGCCGCAACGGCAACCTGGTGATCCTGGAAGGCCGGGCCGATCTGACCTCGGTGACCGATCCCGACGCCGACGTCGAACTAACCATCGCCTTCCCCGGAGTCGTGACGTCCACCAACGGTGACCGCATTGAAGCCGAGGTCGTGGAGTGGAAGCTCAAACCGGGCGTCGTGAGCACCATGAGCGCGCAAGCCCGCTACACCGATCCCAATACTCGTTCTTTCACCGGGGCCGGCATCTGGCTGGGTATTGCGTCGTTCGCGGCTGCCGGTGTGGTGGCGCTGTTGGCCTGGCTCAGCCGGAACCGCGCCGCGCGATTGCGCACACCCCGCGACGGATCATCCGGCTAG
- a CDS encoding peptidoglycan D,D-transpeptidase FtsI family protein has product MPDTASAGRSARERRTRQVVEVGTRGASFIFRHRAGNVVIFALMLVAATQLFILQVSNAAGLRAQAAGQLKVTDVEKAVRGSITDRNNEQLAFTIESRALTFQPKRIRQQLEEAKKKTPSAPDPQQRLQDIAKEVAGRLNNKPDGPTLLKKLHSNDNFVYLARAVDPAIAEAISAKYPEVGSERQDLRQYPGGSLAANIVGGIDWDGHGLLGLEDSLDSVLSGTDGSVTYDRGSDGVVIPGSYRNRHRAVNGSTVQLTIDDDIQFYVQQQVQQAKNLSGAHNVSAVVLDAKTGEVLAMANDNTFDPSQDIGRQGDKQLGNLAVSSPFEPGSVNKVIAAASVIEYGLSNPDEVLQVPGSIQMGGVTVHDAWEHGVMPYTTTGVFGKSSNVGTLMLAQRVGPERFYDMVRKFGLGQRTGVGLPGESAGLVPPIDQWSGSTFSNLPIGQGLSMTLLQMTGMYQAIANDGVRMPPRIIKATIAADGTRTHEPRPDGIRVVSPQTAQTVRQMLRAVVQHDPMGYQQGTGSAAGVSGYQIAGKTGTAQQINPACGCYFDDVYWITFAGMATADNPRYVIGIMMDNPQHAADGSPGTSAAPLFHNIAGWLMQRENVPLSPDPGPPLRLQAT; this is encoded by the coding sequence ATGCCGGACACAGCGTCGGCGGGTCGTTCAGCGCGGGAGCGGCGCACCCGGCAGGTGGTCGAAGTAGGTACGCGCGGTGCATCTTTCATCTTCCGGCACCGGGCCGGCAACGTGGTCATCTTCGCGTTGATGCTGGTGGCCGCGACCCAGCTGTTCATCCTGCAGGTCTCAAATGCCGCGGGTCTGCGCGCCCAGGCGGCCGGACAGCTCAAGGTCACCGACGTCGAAAAGGCGGTCCGCGGTAGCATCACCGACCGCAACAACGAGCAACTTGCCTTCACTATCGAATCGCGCGCGTTGACGTTTCAGCCAAAGAGAATTCGCCAGCAGCTGGAGGAGGCCAAAAAGAAGACTCCGTCCGCTCCTGACCCGCAGCAGCGCCTGCAGGATATCGCCAAGGAGGTCGCGGGCCGGTTGAACAACAAGCCCGACGGCCCGACGCTGCTGAAGAAGCTGCACAGCAACGACAATTTCGTCTACCTGGCGCGCGCCGTCGACCCTGCCATCGCCGAGGCGATCTCTGCGAAGTATCCCGAAGTCGGTTCCGAGCGGCAGGACCTGCGCCAGTACCCGGGCGGATCGCTAGCGGCCAACATCGTCGGCGGCATCGACTGGGACGGCCACGGGCTGCTGGGCCTGGAGGACTCCCTGGACTCCGTGTTGTCCGGAACCGACGGTTCGGTCACCTACGACCGTGGGTCCGACGGCGTGGTCATCCCCGGCAGCTACCGCAATCGGCACCGGGCGGTCAACGGTTCGACCGTCCAGCTCACCATCGACGACGACATCCAGTTCTACGTGCAGCAGCAGGTGCAGCAGGCAAAGAACCTGTCCGGCGCCCACAATGTTTCGGCCGTCGTCCTGGACGCCAAGACCGGCGAAGTGCTTGCCATGGCCAACGACAACACCTTCGACCCGTCGCAAGACATCGGGCGCCAAGGCGATAAGCAGCTGGGCAACTTGGCGGTCTCCTCGCCGTTTGAGCCGGGCTCAGTGAATAAGGTCATCGCCGCGGCGTCGGTTATTGAATACGGGCTGTCCAACCCCGATGAGGTGTTGCAGGTACCTGGCTCGATCCAGATGGGTGGCGTCACCGTCCATGACGCGTGGGAGCACGGCGTGATGCCCTACACCACCACCGGAGTGTTCGGAAAGTCGTCTAACGTCGGCACGCTGATGCTGGCGCAGCGCGTCGGGCCGGAACGCTTTTATGACATGGTCCGCAAGTTCGGGTTAGGTCAACGCACCGGCGTAGGGCTCCCCGGTGAGAGCGCTGGGCTGGTACCGCCCATCGACCAATGGTCGGGCAGCACCTTCTCGAACCTGCCTATCGGCCAAGGTCTTTCGATGACCCTGCTGCAGATGACCGGCATGTATCAGGCCATCGCCAACGACGGGGTGCGGATGCCGCCGCGGATCATCAAGGCCACCATCGCAGCCGACGGCACTCGGACGCACGAACCGCGGCCGGACGGTATTCGGGTGGTGTCGCCGCAGACTGCCCAGACCGTGCGGCAGATGCTGCGCGCCGTGGTGCAACATGATCCGATGGGCTACCAGCAGGGCACCGGGTCCGCGGCCGGGGTGTCCGGCTATCAGATCGCCGGCAAGACAGGTACCGCGCAGCAGATCAATCCCGCCTGCGGCTGCTACTTCGACGACGTCTACTGGATCACCTTTGCCGGAATGGCCACTGCCGACAATCCCCGCTACGTCATCGGCATCATGATGGACAACCCTCAGCATGCCGCCGACGGTTCACCAGGTACGTCGGCGGCACCGCTGTTCCACAACATCGCGGGCTGGCTGATGCAGCGCGAGAACGTGCCGCTGTCACCGGATCCGGGGCCGCCGTTGAGGCTGCAGGCCACCTAG
- a CDS encoding protein kinase domain-containing protein produces the protein MSPRSDTYDGPVENTLLDGRYRLQTKIASGGTSTVYRGVDIRLDRPVAVKVMDSRYAGDDQFLTRFQLEARSVARLKDPGLVAVYDQGLDARHPFLVMELIEGGTLRELLAERGPMPPHAVVAVLRAVLGGLAAAHRAGLVHRDVKPENVLISDDGDVKIADFGLVRAVATAGITSTSVILGTAAYLSPEQVRDGDASPRSDVYAAGILTYELLTGRTPFTGDSALSIAYQRLETDVPRASAVITGVPPQFDELVARATVRDPGARYADAMEMAADVDAIAEELALPPFRVPAPRNSAQHRSAALHRGRMVDNAPMPHPTRQLTRGPGDWHQYAYQHEPVSGQFAGIAIDEFIWARQQARRMVLIWVAVVVAITGLVATVAWTIGSHLSGLL, from the coding sequence GTGAGCCCACGTTCTGACACCTACGATGGCCCGGTGGAAAACACGCTGCTGGATGGCCGCTACCGGCTGCAGACCAAGATCGCCAGCGGCGGTACCTCGACGGTGTACCGCGGCGTCGACATCCGGCTCGACCGCCCCGTCGCGGTGAAGGTGATGGACTCTCGCTACGCCGGCGACGACCAGTTCCTGACCCGCTTTCAGCTCGAGGCCCGCTCCGTCGCCCGGCTGAAGGACCCTGGACTGGTCGCGGTTTACGACCAGGGCCTCGATGCCCGTCACCCATTTCTGGTGATGGAACTCATCGAGGGCGGCACACTGCGCGAGCTGCTGGCCGAACGCGGCCCGATGCCACCACACGCCGTGGTGGCGGTGCTGCGCGCGGTGCTGGGCGGCCTGGCCGCCGCCCATCGGGCAGGCCTGGTGCACCGCGACGTCAAGCCCGAAAACGTCCTGATCTCCGACGACGGCGACGTCAAGATCGCCGATTTCGGGTTGGTACGTGCCGTCGCAACCGCTGGAATCACCTCGACAAGCGTCATCCTGGGGACCGCGGCCTACCTGTCCCCCGAGCAGGTCCGCGACGGCGACGCCAGTCCGCGCAGTGACGTCTACGCTGCGGGGATCCTGACCTACGAGCTGCTGACCGGGCGCACACCGTTTACCGGCGACTCCGCGTTGTCGATCGCCTATCAACGGCTAGAGACCGATGTCCCCCGCGCCAGCGCGGTGATTACCGGTGTGCCGCCGCAATTCGACGAGCTGGTGGCGCGCGCGACGGTCCGCGACCCTGGCGCTCGATATGCCGACGCGATGGAGATGGCCGCTGACGTGGACGCCATCGCCGAGGAATTGGCGCTGCCACCATTCCGAGTACCAGCGCCGCGCAACTCCGCCCAACACCGATCGGCGGCGCTGCACCGCGGTCGCATGGTCGATAACGCACCCATGCCGCATCCCACCCGCCAGTTGACCCGCGGACCCGGGGACTGGCACCAGTACGCGTACCAACATGAACCGGTTTCCGGCCAGTTCGCCGGTATCGCGATCGACGAATTCATCTGGGCGCGGCAGCAGGCCCGCCGGATGGTCCTGATCTGGGTAGCGGTGGTGGTGGCGATCACCGGGTTGGTTGCGACAGTGGCATGGACAATCGGGAGCCACCTGAGCGGACTGCTGTGA
- the rsmH gene encoding 16S rRNA (cytosine(1402)-N(4))-methyltransferase RsmH has translation MATRSNAWRPAAPWPLPEPALAYFPNARFVLSDRDLGARCRRARGGGEVADGSSDFGHVPVLAQRCVTLLTPALTRYHADGSNAVLVDATLGAGGHAERFLTELPGLRLIGLDRDPSALDIARTRLARFADRVTLIHTRYDGLAAALNESGYAAVESVDGVLFDLGVSSMQLDRAERGFAYAQDAPLDMRMDPGSPVSAADIVNNYDEAALADILRRYGEERFARRIAAHIVRQRAHTPLRSTAELVALLYQAIPAPARRTGGHPAKRTFQALRIAVNDELNSLQGALPAALDALTVAGRLVVLAYQSLEDRIVKRVFADAVASRTPTGLPIELPGHGPRFRLLTRGAERADAAEIERNPRSTAVRLRALQRIEHSVQPQQPTRRGDS, from the coding sequence ATCGCCACGAGATCTAATGCGTGGCGACCCGCTGCACCGTGGCCTCTGCCCGAACCGGCCCTGGCGTACTTCCCCAACGCCAGGTTCGTGCTTTCGGACAGAGACCTCGGTGCAAGGTGTCGCCGGGCCCGGGGAGGTGGCGAGGTGGCTGACGGCTCAAGTGATTTCGGGCATGTGCCCGTCCTTGCGCAACGGTGTGTCACGTTGCTTACCCCCGCGTTGACCCGCTATCACGCCGATGGGTCCAATGCGGTCCTGGTGGACGCCACCCTCGGCGCTGGCGGGCACGCAGAGCGATTTCTGACCGAGTTGCCGGGTTTGCGGCTGATCGGACTGGACCGCGACCCGAGCGCCCTGGATATCGCCCGGACTCGGCTAGCGCGATTTGCCGACCGGGTCACGTTAATCCACACGCGCTATGACGGCCTCGCTGCAGCGCTAAACGAATCTGGTTATGCCGCAGTGGAATCGGTCGATGGTGTGCTGTTCGACCTGGGTGTCTCGTCCATGCAGCTGGACCGTGCCGAGCGGGGTTTTGCCTACGCTCAAGACGCGCCGTTGGACATGCGGATGGACCCGGGGTCACCGGTTAGCGCGGCCGACATCGTCAACAACTACGACGAGGCCGCACTAGCCGACATCCTTCGCCGGTATGGCGAGGAGCGATTCGCGCGGCGCATTGCCGCGCACATCGTCCGCCAGCGTGCCCACACCCCGCTGCGCTCGACCGCCGAGCTGGTAGCCCTGCTGTATCAGGCGATTCCAGCTCCGGCCCGGCGCACCGGCGGCCATCCGGCCAAGCGTACGTTTCAGGCGCTGCGGATCGCGGTCAACGACGAGTTGAACTCGCTGCAGGGCGCCCTTCCCGCCGCGCTGGACGCGCTCACCGTGGCCGGGCGCCTCGTGGTGCTGGCTTACCAGTCGCTCGAGGACCGGATCGTCAAACGCGTGTTCGCCGACGCGGTCGCTTCCCGCACGCCGACGGGTCTACCGATCGAACTTCCTGGCCATGGACCGCGATTCCGGTTGTTGACGCGCGGCGCTGAACGCGCAGATGCCGCCGAAATCGAACGCAATCCCCGCAGCACCGCCGTGCGATTACGGGCCCTGCAACGAATCGAGCATTCAGTGCAACCGCAGCAGCCAACCAGGAGGGGCGACTCATGA
- the mraZ gene encoding division/cell wall cluster transcriptional repressor MraZ, translating to MFLGTYTPKLDDKGRLTLPAKFRDALAGGLMVTKSQDHSLAVYPRAEFEQLARRASKTSRSNPEARAFLRNLAAGTDEQHPDTQGRITLSADHRRYANLSKDCVVIGAVDYLEIWDAQAWHDYQQTHEENFSAASDEALGDII from the coding sequence GTGTTTCTCGGCACCTACACGCCCAAACTCGACGACAAGGGGCGGCTGACGTTGCCCGCCAAGTTCCGCGATGCGCTGGCAGGAGGGTTGATGGTTACCAAGAGTCAAGACCACAGCTTGGCCGTCTACCCCCGGGCGGAATTCGAGCAGCTAGCGCGCCGGGCCAGCAAGACGTCGCGAAGCAACCCCGAAGCCAGGGCGTTCCTGCGCAATCTCGCCGCTGGGACCGACGAACAACATCCCGACACGCAGGGCCGGATCACGTTGTCAGCCGACCACCGTCGCTACGCCAACCTTTCCAAGGACTGCGTGGTGATTGGAGCCGTCGACTATCTCGAGATCTGGGACGCGCAGGCCTGGCATGACTACCAACAGACCCACGAAGAGAACTTCTCCGCGGCCAGCGATGAAGCACTTGGCGACATCATCTAA
- a CDS encoding GNAT family N-acetyltransferase gives MAIFLIDLPPNEMVRRLSDALSVYVDAMRYPRGTENLRAGMWLEHTRRPGWQAVAAVEVEVADVAEPADGTTTQVPSADELSNAPLLGVAYGYPGAPGQWWQQQVVQGLQRGGMPTLEIARLMTSYFELTELHIHPRAQGRGVGEALTRRLLAHRGENNVLLSTPEANGETNRAWRLYRRLGFTDIIRRHYFAGDPRAFAILGRALPL, from the coding sequence TTGGCGATATTCCTCATCGATCTGCCGCCAAACGAAATGGTGCGCCGCCTCAGCGATGCCCTGAGTGTGTATGTCGACGCGATGCGGTACCCGCGGGGCACCGAAAACCTGCGTGCCGGAATGTGGCTGGAGCACACCCGGCGACCGGGCTGGCAAGCGGTGGCCGCCGTCGAAGTCGAAGTCGCAGATGTAGCCGAGCCGGCCGACGGCACCACCACCCAGGTGCCATCGGCTGACGAACTGAGCAACGCGCCATTGCTCGGCGTGGCCTACGGCTACCCTGGGGCGCCGGGTCAGTGGTGGCAACAGCAGGTTGTCCAGGGCTTGCAACGCGGCGGCATGCCAACGCTGGAGATCGCTCGCCTGATGACCAGCTATTTCGAGCTGACCGAATTGCACATTCATCCTCGCGCCCAAGGCCGCGGCGTCGGCGAAGCATTGACCCGCCGGCTGCTCGCCCACCGCGGTGAGAACAATGTGCTGCTCTCCACACCAGAAGCCAACGGTGAAACCAACCGTGCCTGGCGGTTATACCGGCGGCTGGGCTTCACCGACATCATCCGCCGCCACTATTTCGCCGGCGACCCACGGGCATTCGCGATCCTGGGTCGCGCCCTTCCCCTGTAG
- a CDS encoding Rv2175c family DNA-binding protein, with protein MGSIPAGDDVLDPDEPTYDLSRVAELLGIPVSRVHQQLREGHLVAVRRGGGLVVPQVFFTDSGAVVKSLPGLLTILHDGGYHETEIVRWLFTPDPSLTLTRDGSRDAVSNARPVDALHAHQAREVVRRAQAMAY; from the coding sequence GTGGGCAGTATTCCGGCCGGCGACGACGTTTTGGATCCCGACGAGCCAACGTACGACCTGTCCCGGGTCGCCGAGCTACTCGGCATACCGGTCAGCAGGGTGCACCAGCAGCTGCGCGAAGGTCATCTGGTCGCGGTGCGCCGTGGCGGCGGCCTGGTGGTGCCGCAGGTCTTTTTCACCGATTCCGGTGCGGTGGTGAAAAGCCTGCCGGGGCTGTTGACGATTCTGCATGACGGCGGTTATCACGAAACCGAGATCGTGCGTTGGCTATTCACTCCGGACCCGTCGCTGACCCTCACCCGCGACGGCAGCCGCGATGCCGTGAGCAACGCTCGTCCTGTCGACGCGTTGCATGCCCATCAGGCTCGGGAGGTGGTGCGCCGAGCGCAGGCCATGGCCTATTAA
- a CDS encoding mycobacterial-type methylenetetrahydrofolate reductase, with product MTLNTIALELVPPNVDGGRERAAEDARKVVEYSAESGLSGRIRHVMIPGMIAEEDDRPIPMKPKLDVLDFWSMIRPELPGVNGLCTQVTAFMDEASLGRRLADLSAAGMEGVVFVGVPRTMNDGEGSGVAPTDALSMYRELVANRGVIVIPTRDGEQGRLNFKCNQGATYGMTQLLYSDAIVSFLTEFAKHTDHRPELLLSFGFVPKVESRVGLINWLIQDPGNAAVADEQAFVKRLAASEPAQKRQLMLDLYQRVIDGVAELGFPLSIHFEATYGVSPAAFDTFAEMLAYWSPACVGQSGDLAG from the coding sequence GTGACCCTCAACACCATCGCGCTCGAGCTGGTGCCACCGAACGTGGACGGCGGTCGGGAGCGGGCAGCCGAAGATGCGCGCAAAGTGGTCGAGTACTCCGCGGAGTCCGGCCTTAGCGGCCGAATTCGGCACGTGATGATTCCCGGGATGATCGCCGAGGAAGACGATCGGCCCATTCCGATGAAGCCGAAGCTGGACGTGCTGGACTTCTGGTCGATGATCAGACCGGAGTTGCCCGGGGTCAATGGGCTGTGTACTCAGGTCACAGCGTTCATGGACGAGGCATCGCTGGGTCGGCGGCTCGCCGATCTATCCGCCGCCGGCATGGAGGGCGTGGTTTTCGTCGGGGTACCGCGCACGATGAATGACGGTGAGGGCTCCGGTGTCGCACCGACCGACGCCTTGTCGATGTATCGCGAGTTGGTGGCTAACCGTGGCGTGATCGTCATCCCCACCAGGGACGGCGAGCAGGGTCGGCTGAATTTCAAGTGCAATCAGGGCGCGACCTACGGCATGACCCAGTTGCTGTATTCCGACGCAATTGTGAGTTTTCTTACCGAGTTCGCCAAGCACACCGACCATCGGCCCGAACTCTTGCTGTCGTTCGGCTTCGTGCCGAAGGTCGAAAGCCGGGTCGGCTTGATCAATTGGCTGATTCAGGACCCGGGAAACGCCGCAGTGGCCGATGAGCAGGCGTTCGTCAAAAGGTTAGCGGCCAGCGAACCTGCTCAGAAGCGACAGCTCATGCTCGATCTGTACCAGCGCGTGATAGACGGCGTCGCCGAGCTGGGCTTTCCGCTGAGCATCCATTTCGAAGCGACGTATGGTGTGTCCCCAGCGGCTTTCGACACCTTCGCGGAGATGCTTGCCTACTGGTCACCCGCTTGCGTGGGACAGTCGGGCGACCTAGCCGGATGA
- the idsA2 gene encoding bifunctional (2E,6E)-farnesyl/geranyl diphosphate synthase — protein MAGAITGQLRQYLRDRRDEAAYIRGSEGSDYYSDLLAGLEDFVLNGGKRLRPAFAYWGWQAVATQRPDNAVLLLFSALELLHAFALLHDDVIDESLTRRGRPTAQVRFAALHRDRKWRGSPDQFGKSAAILIGDLAQAWADDIVSQVCRANLPPDAQSRVQRVWTDIRTEVLGGQYLDIVAEASAAESIASAMSVATYKTACYTVSRPLQLGLAAAADRPDIAGIFGQFGTDLGVAFQLRDDVLGVFGDPEVTGKPSGDDLRSGKRTVLMAEAMALADKSDPLAANLLRTSIGTALTDAQVRELRDVIESVGALAAAEDRIAALTDSALSTLAAAPITATAKAGLSELATMATNRSA, from the coding sequence TTGGCCGGCGCCATCACCGGCCAACTGCGGCAGTATCTGCGTGACCGGCGCGACGAGGCCGCCTACATACGTGGCTCTGAAGGCAGCGACTACTACAGCGATTTGCTCGCCGGTCTCGAAGATTTTGTGCTGAATGGAGGCAAACGGCTGCGGCCGGCCTTCGCCTACTGGGGTTGGCAGGCCGTCGCGACCCAGAGGCCCGATAACGCTGTGCTGCTGCTGTTTTCCGCGTTGGAATTGTTGCATGCTTTCGCGCTGCTGCACGACGACGTGATCGACGAGTCGTTGACCCGGCGCGGCAGGCCGACGGCCCAAGTGCGGTTCGCGGCGCTGCACCGCGACCGGAAGTGGCGGGGATCGCCCGATCAGTTCGGGAAGTCGGCAGCCATCCTGATCGGCGACCTGGCGCAGGCCTGGGCCGACGACATCGTCTCCCAAGTCTGCAGGGCGAACTTACCGCCCGACGCCCAGTCGCGGGTCCAGCGCGTATGGACCGATATCCGCACCGAGGTGCTGGGAGGGCAATACCTGGACATCGTTGCCGAGGCCAGCGCCGCGGAGTCGATCGCTTCAGCGATGTCCGTCGCCACCTACAAGACCGCTTGCTACACAGTGTCGCGACCGCTACAACTCGGACTGGCCGCCGCCGCCGACAGACCCGACATTGCGGGCATCTTCGGCCAATTTGGGACCGACCTGGGGGTGGCGTTCCAGCTGCGCGACGATGTGCTCGGCGTGTTCGGGGATCCCGAGGTGACCGGAAAGCCGTCCGGCGACGACCTGAGGTCCGGCAAGCGCACCGTGTTGATGGCGGAGGCAATGGCATTGGCGGACAAATCAGATCCCCTGGCGGCCAACCTGTTACGGACTTCGATTGGCACCGCGCTCACTGACGCGCAGGTGCGCGAACTCCGCGATGTCATCGAGTCAGTGGGTGCGTTGGCCGCCGCGGAGGACCGTATCGCCGCGCTCACTGACAGCGCGCTGAGCACGCTGGCCGCCGCACCCATTACTGCGACGGCCAAGGCCGGACTGTCCGAATTGGCTACCATGGCCACGAACCGGTCCGCTTGA
- a CDS encoding DUF3040 domain-containing protein, translating to MPLSDHEQRMLDQIESALYAEDPKFASSVRGGGLRAPTARRRMQGAALFVIGLGMLVCGVAFKATMIGSFPILSVLGFVVMFGGVVFAITGSRLSGRADHPASAPGTSRQRRTKGAGGSFTSRMEDRFRRRFDE from the coding sequence ATGCCACTCTCCGATCATGAGCAGCGGATGCTCGATCAGATCGAGAGCGCTCTCTACGCCGAAGACCCCAAATTTGCGTCGAGTGTACGCGGTGGTGGGTTGCGTGCGCCGACTGCGCGGCGGCGCATGCAAGGCGCGGCGTTGTTCGTCATTGGTCTGGGGATGCTGGTTTGCGGGGTTGCCTTCAAGGCCACGATGATTGGAAGCTTTCCGATCCTGAGCGTCTTAGGCTTCGTCGTGATGTTCGGTGGTGTGGTGTTTGCCATTACCGGTTCACGATTGTCCGGCAGGGCGGACCACCCGGCTTCGGCGCCTGGGACATCGCGCCAGCGTCGCACGAAGGGCGCGGGAGGATCGTTCACCAGTCGTATGGAGGATCGGTTCCGGCGCCGCTTCGATGAGTAG
- a CDS encoding alpha-(1->6)-mannopyranosyltransferase A, whose translation MTTPTRPPEAGSPTKRYLAQYFSRLRTFAAAPESGPAKLGLLGSLLITTGGLGAGSIRQHDPLLESMCMSWLRFGHGLVLSSILLWTGVGLMLIAWLRLGRRVLAGQTTEFMMRATTGFWLAPLLLSVPVFSRDTYSYLAQGALLRDGLDPYLVGPVGNPNALLDDVSPIWTITTAPYGPAFILVAKFVTIAVGNNVVAGTMLLRLCMLPGLALLIWAAPRLAHHLGADGPTALWTCVLNPLVLIHLMGGVHNEMLMVGLMTAGIALTFQGRNVAGVTLITVAIAVKATAGISLPFMVWVWMRQLHDRRGYRPAQAFLVATATALLIFAVVFAVLSAAASVGLGWLTALAGSVKIINWLTVPTAIANVVNALANGFFATDFYGVLRVTRFIGIVIIAVSLPLLWWRFRRDDRSALTGIAWSMLIVVLFVPAALPWYYSWPLAVAAPLAQSRRALATIAGFSAWVMVIFKPDGSHGMYSWLHFSLATTCALIAWYALYRAPEARASEGETQAA comes from the coding sequence ATGACCACTCCGACGCGCCCACCGGAAGCAGGCTCGCCAACAAAACGCTATCTTGCCCAATATTTTTCACGACTGCGTACGTTCGCCGCCGCCCCGGAGTCCGGACCCGCAAAGCTGGGGTTGCTGGGCTCGCTGCTGATCACCACCGGCGGGCTGGGGGCGGGCAGTATCCGTCAGCACGACCCGCTGCTGGAGTCGATGTGCATGTCCTGGTTGCGCTTCGGCCACGGACTGGTGCTGTCGTCGATTCTGTTGTGGACCGGGGTGGGTCTGATGCTCATCGCTTGGCTTCGACTGGGCAGACGTGTCCTGGCGGGCCAAACCACCGAGTTCATGATGAGGGCCACTACCGGCTTCTGGTTGGCGCCGTTGCTGCTATCGGTACCGGTCTTCAGCCGGGATACCTATTCGTATCTCGCTCAGGGCGCACTGCTGCGCGACGGCCTGGATCCCTACCTGGTTGGTCCGGTCGGCAACCCGAATGCGTTGCTGGACGACGTAAGCCCCATCTGGACGATCACCACCGCGCCCTACGGTCCGGCATTCATTTTGGTGGCGAAGTTCGTCACGATCGCCGTGGGCAACAATGTGGTGGCCGGAACCATGCTGCTGCGCTTGTGCATGCTGCCGGGATTGGCGCTGTTGATCTGGGCTGCCCCTCGACTGGCCCACCATCTCGGCGCCGACGGCCCAACCGCGCTGTGGACCTGCGTTCTCAACCCGCTGGTGCTCATCCATCTGATGGGTGGGGTGCACAACGAGATGCTGATGGTGGGCCTGATGACCGCTGGCATCGCGCTGACCTTCCAGGGCCGCAATGTCGCGGGCGTCACCCTCATCACGGTCGCGATCGCAGTCAAGGCGACCGCTGGAATCTCGTTGCCTTTCATGGTCTGGGTGTGGATGCGCCAACTGCACGACCGGCGGGGATACCGGCCAGCCCAAGCTTTCCTGGTTGCCACCGCGACAGCGCTGTTGATCTTCGCTGTCGTGTTCGCGGTATTGTCCGCTGCGGCCAGCGTCGGCCTGGGGTGGCTGACGGCGCTGGCCGGCTCGGTGAAGATCATCAACTGGCTGACCGTACCGACCGCGATAGCGAACGTGGTCAACGCCCTCGCCAACGGTTTCTTCGCGACCGACTTCTACGGCGTGCTGCGGGTGACCCGGTTTATCGGAATCGTGATCATCGCAGTATCGCTGCCGCTGTTGTGGTGGCGGTTCCGCCGCGACGACCGGTCCGCGCTGACCGGTATCGCGTGGTCGATGTTGATTGTGGTGTTGTTTGTGCCTGCTGCCCTGCCGTGGTACTACTCCTGGCCGCTGGCGGTAGCGGCGCCGCTGGCCCAGTCACGGCGCGCACTAGCGACCATCGCCGGATTCTCGGCCTGGGTCATGGTGATTTTCAAACCCGACGGATCGCATGGCATGTATTCATGGCTGCATTTTTCGCTGGCCACCACCTGCGCGCTGATCGCCTGGTACGCGCTGTACCGAGCGCCAGAGGCGCGCGCCAGCGAGGGCGAAACGCAAGCCGCTTAA